In Alphaproteobacteria bacterium US3C007, one genomic interval encodes:
- a CDS encoding enoyl-CoA hydratase/isomerase family protein, whose product MITQNWLIREDDMSGVTRITLSSPPVNALTVDNLALLTNLVAVLEADSAVRAVVLASALPVFSAGLNLKDAVHFDLQAQTAVVDGMDQAFGALFSFRKPLIAAVSGAAIAGGLFPVLCADYRIATAKAKFGLAEVKVGVAMPFCPMEIARAALSPNDLRRLMQRGAAISADKALGSGLIDELVEPSELLSHAHSVAAEYAQLPPQTYAEIKMQVRAEAIERIEKNRAHRQATPALPWFSPETRPAMRKLIG is encoded by the coding sequence ATGATAACGCAAAATTGGCTGATCCGGGAAGATGATATGAGTGGGGTGACTCGCATCACATTATCATCCCCGCCGGTGAATGCCTTAACGGTTGATAATTTAGCGCTTCTCACCAATTTGGTGGCTGTCTTAGAGGCGGATAGCGCGGTGCGGGCGGTTGTACTTGCCAGCGCATTACCCGTTTTTTCAGCAGGTCTAAACCTCAAAGATGCGGTGCATTTTGATCTTCAGGCGCAAACCGCTGTGGTTGATGGGATGGACCAAGCTTTTGGCGCTTTGTTTTCGTTTCGCAAGCCCTTGATTGCGGCGGTTTCAGGCGCGGCCATTGCAGGGGGGCTTTTTCCTGTTTTATGCGCAGATTATCGAATTGCCACCGCCAAGGCTAAGTTTGGATTGGCTGAGGTGAAGGTGGGCGTGGCCATGCCTTTTTGCCCGATGGAGATCGCGCGCGCCGCTCTTAGTCCAAATGATCTGCGCCGCTTGATGCAGCGAGGAGCGGCTATTTCAGCGGATAAAGCGTTAGGATCAGGCCTGATTGATGAGCTTGTCGAGCCAAGCGAGCTTTTAAGCCATGCTCACAGTGTGGCGGCGGAATATGCTCAATTGCCGCCGCAAACCTATGCTGAGATTAAAATGCAGGTGAGAGCTGAAGCGATTGAACGCATTGAAAAAAATAGAGCACACCGGCAGGCCACGCCCGCTTTGCCTTGGTTTAGCCCCGAAACGCGGCCTGCAATGCGCAAGTTGATCGGGTGA
- the gltX gene encoding glutamate--tRNA ligase, which produces MSQVVTRIAPSPTGYMHIGTARTALFNWLYARGRGGKFLLRIEDTDRQRSTPQASAAILRGLDWLGLDYDGKAISQYERAERHAQIAWHLLKTGHAFKCFATQEEIETFRETARAEGRSTLFQSPWRDIPASEHPDAPFVIRIKAPRDGETHIDDEVQGKVVIRNTQLDDMVLLRSDGSPVYMLAVVVDDHDMGITHVIRGDDHLNNAARQMLIYKAMEWPLPVYAHIPLIFGDDGKKLSKRHGATSVEEYQQMGYPAVAMRNYLARLGWSHGNDEFFSDAEAQEWFDFKGIGKSPSRFDFKKLQNLSSKHIAAASNAALLQDITNYQSAIAAPPFTDAQLQGLDTAMYCLKERAKTLPELLEKARFILQTRPISIDEPAQATLDSVFIGILQSLTPQLQNATWSREHLEVLFHEFVGSNGIKFGQLAAPLRAALAGRKATPSVYDMMVLLGRDETIARIKDAIAES; this is translated from the coding sequence ATGTCACAGGTTGTTACGAGAATTGCCCCCTCACCAACAGGATATATGCATATAGGGACGGCGCGCACGGCGTTGTTTAACTGGCTTTACGCCCGCGGGCGCGGTGGTAAATTTTTGTTACGCATTGAAGACACGGATCGACAAAGATCAACTCCGCAAGCCAGCGCCGCCATTTTGCGCGGATTAGATTGGTTGGGCTTAGACTATGATGGAAAAGCTATCAGTCAATATGAGCGCGCCGAACGCCATGCCCAGATCGCCTGGCATCTTTTAAAAACGGGGCATGCCTTTAAGTGTTTTGCGACGCAAGAGGAGATCGAAACCTTTCGAGAAACCGCGCGCGCCGAAGGGCGCTCGACGCTGTTTCAAAGCCCCTGGCGCGATATTCCAGCCTCAGAGCATCCCGATGCGCCATTTGTGATCCGAATAAAAGCCCCGCGCGACGGCGAAACGCATATCGATGATGAAGTGCAAGGCAAGGTGGTCATTCGCAATACGCAACTGGATGATATGGTGTTGCTGCGCTCGGATGGTTCACCAGTTTACATGCTTGCGGTCGTGGTTGATGATCATGATATGGGGATCACGCATGTGATCCGCGGCGATGATCATTTAAACAACGCCGCGCGCCAAATGCTGATCTATAAAGCTATGGAATGGCCCCTGCCGGTCTATGCCCATATTCCTTTGATCTTTGGCGATGATGGCAAAAAACTTTCGAAACGTCATGGGGCCACCAGCGTCGAAGAGTACCAACAGATGGGATACCCCGCGGTTGCGATGCGCAATTATCTGGCCCGGCTTGGTTGGAGCCATGGGAATGATGAATTTTTCAGCGATGCTGAGGCGCAAGAGTGGTTTGATTTTAAAGGCATAGGCAAATCGCCCTCGCGGTTTGATTTCAAAAAACTACAAAATCTTTCAAGCAAACATATAGCCGCCGCTTCAAATGCTGCACTGCTGCAAGATATTACGAATTATCAATCTGCGATCGCGGCGCCGCCATTCACGGACGCGCAGTTACAGGGGTTGGATACGGCCATGTATTGCCTCAAGGAAAGGGCCAAAACACTTCCTGAACTTCTTGAAAAGGCTCGCTTTATTCTACAAACACGCCCGATTTCCATCGATGAGCCCGCGCAGGCAACGCTTGACTCTGTATTCATTGGTATACTCCAATCATTGACGCCGCAATTGCAAAATGCTACGTGGAGCCGGGAACATTTGGAAGTGCTTTTCCACGAATTTGTTGGCTCAAACGGGATCAAATTCGGGCAGCTTGCGGCGCCATTACGCGCCGCACTTGCTGGGCGAAAAGCCACTCCAAGCGTGTATGATATGATGGTTTTGCTGGGCCGCGACGAAACGATAGCGCGAATCAAAGACGCCATAGCAGAAAGCTAA
- a CDS encoding acyl-CoA thioesterase II — translation MTDPGDDLIKMLELTPVGTDAFQGVGTGGETTMRIFGGHVIAQALRAAYLTLEGRLCHSLNAYFIRAGDPAVPVIYHVERTRDGGSFTTRRIVARQQGKEILTMSASFQHQEAGVEHQHPMPACVGPQVLASRSTLRHAEVHRLPEKHQEEFLRPRPVEVREVQPRDSFTPDPCSDKNQLWFRMRAAARQSAIVQQCLLAYASDLNLLASGLRPHGVTWFQPGVMVASLDHTIWFHRPTQFETWHLYAMDSPFAGGGRAFNRGSIYAANGNLVASVAQEGLVRQPRR, via the coding sequence ATGACAGATCCGGGCGATGATTTGATAAAAATGCTTGAATTGACGCCTGTGGGGACAGATGCGTTTCAAGGCGTTGGAACGGGTGGTGAAACCACAATGCGCATTTTTGGGGGCCATGTAATCGCGCAAGCGTTGAGAGCGGCCTATCTGACGTTAGAGGGGCGTCTATGCCATTCCTTAAACGCCTATTTTATCCGAGCAGGAGATCCGGCTGTGCCGGTAATCTATCACGTTGAACGTACGCGAGATGGTGGCAGCTTCACAACGCGGCGTATCGTTGCACGCCAGCAGGGTAAAGAAATTCTTACGATGAGCGCGTCGTTCCAGCATCAAGAAGCCGGCGTTGAGCATCAGCACCCCATGCCCGCATGCGTGGGCCCTCAGGTATTGGCGTCGCGCAGCACCTTGCGTCACGCCGAGGTGCACCGTTTGCCTGAAAAGCATCAGGAAGAGTTTCTACGCCCGCGGCCTGTTGAGGTTCGAGAGGTTCAACCGCGCGATTCTTTCACGCCTGACCCTTGCAGCGATAAGAACCAATTGTGGTTTCGGATGAGGGCCGCGGCCAGACAAAGTGCAATAGTGCAGCAATGTTTACTGGCATATGCCTCGGATCTAAATCTGTTAGCATCCGGGCTACGCCCGCATGGCGTGACCTGGTTTCAACCCGGGGTTATGGTGGCCAGCCTTGATCACACAATTTGGTTCCATCGACCGACGCAGTTTGAAACATGGCATTTATACGCAATGGACAGCCCTTTTGCAGGGGGGGGACGGGCGTTTAACCGGGGTTCAATTTATGCCGCTAACGGCAATTTGGTGGCCAGCGTGGCGCAGGAAGGTTTGGTGCGGCAACCGCGCCGGTGA
- a CDS encoding enoyl-CoA hydratase-related protein codes for MSYEFVNLSTYGKVLLVTLNRPDVYNAMHAPMHAELAGVWDGFAANPDLWVAVLTGAGEKAFSAGNDLKATAKGGAATMPRTGFAGLTQRFDLEKPVIAAVNGFAMGGGFETALSCDIIIAAQTATFALPEVKVGFMAAASGIQRLSRYIGRVAAHEMMLTGRRISAAEALNMGIVNAVTSDKELLDTALNKAQEIASVSPSAVKATKRVLNDLAKRENLPASLEFSREVLADLLQTEDLREGVEAFVEKRAPKWVNK; via the coding sequence ATGTCCTATGAATTCGTTAACCTTAGCACATATGGCAAAGTCCTTTTGGTCACGCTCAACCGACCTGATGTTTACAACGCGATGCATGCGCCCATGCATGCGGAATTGGCAGGCGTGTGGGACGGATTTGCAGCAAATCCCGATCTCTGGGTCGCCGTTTTAACCGGCGCGGGCGAAAAAGCCTTTAGCGCGGGAAATGATTTGAAAGCCACGGCAAAGGGCGGCGCGGCCACCATGCCCAGAACCGGCTTTGCTGGCTTAACCCAAAGGTTTGACTTGGAAAAACCGGTCATTGCAGCCGTGAATGGCTTTGCAATGGGTGGCGGCTTTGAAACCGCCTTATCCTGCGATATTATCATCGCGGCGCAAACAGCCACATTCGCCCTGCCCGAGGTAAAAGTTGGCTTCATGGCTGCCGCCAGCGGCATACAGCGCCTCAGTCGTTATATCGGGCGCGTTGCTGCCCATGAAATGATGCTAACAGGGCGCCGTATTTCGGCGGCTGAAGCGTTAAATATGGGCATTGTGAATGCGGTTACATCAGACAAAGAACTTTTAGACACCGCATTGAACAAAGCGCAGGAAATCGCCTCTGTTTCGCCCTCGGCGGTGAAAGCCACCAAGCGGGTGTTGAACGATCTGGCCAAGCGCGAAAACCTGCCTGCCAGCTTAGAATTTAGCCGCGAGGTTCTGGCTGATCTTCTTCAAACAGAAGATTTACGCGAAGGCGTTGAGGCTTTCGTTGAAAAACGCGCCCCAAAATGGGTGAATAAATGA
- the gltA gene encoding citrate synthase → MADTKQTAELRLNGQVYQLPIHHPSAGPDVIDIRSLYKDAGVFTYDPGFTSTASCDSTITFIDGAKGELLHRGYPIDQLASKSHYLEVCYLLLYGELPSPAELEDFESRVTNHTMIHEQMMYLFRGFRRDAHPMAIMTGVVGAMSAFYHDSTDISDPWQREVASIRMIAKMPTIAAMAYKYTIGQPFEYPRNDLDYASNFLRMCFAVPAEDYKVNPILSRAMDRIFTLHADHEQNASTSTVRLASSSGANPFACIAAGIACLWGPAHGGANQACLEMLREIGTVENIPTFIAKAKDKNDPFRLMGFGHRVYKNTDPRATVLKQSADEVLELLGVANNPLLQVAKELEKVALSDPYFVEKKLFPNVDFYSGIILEAMGFPTSMFTPIFALSRTIGWISQWKEMIADPQMKIGRPRQLYLGDTARDYVNIEDR, encoded by the coding sequence ATGGCTGATACAAAACAAACCGCAGAGTTGCGCTTAAACGGTCAAGTGTATCAATTGCCCATTCACCACCCATCCGCCGGGCCAGACGTAATTGACATTCGCAGCCTATACAAAGATGCTGGCGTGTTTACCTATGATCCCGGTTTCACCTCAACAGCCAGTTGTGACAGCACCATCACCTTCATTGATGGCGCCAAAGGTGAGCTGTTGCACCGCGGATATCCAATCGATCAACTGGCCTCTAAATCGCATTATTTAGAAGTTTGTTATCTGCTGCTTTACGGTGAATTGCCCTCACCAGCGGAGCTAGAGGATTTCGAAAGCCGCGTCACCAATCACACAATGATTCACGAACAAATGATGTATTTGTTCCGAGGCTTTCGCCGGGATGCGCATCCAATGGCAATTATGACGGGTGTCGTTGGTGCTATGTCCGCCTTTTATCACGACAGCACCGATATCTCTGATCCATGGCAGCGAGAAGTGGCGTCGATCCGAATGATTGCCAAAATGCCGACGATTGCCGCCATGGCGTATAAATATACAATCGGGCAACCTTTCGAATATCCGCGCAATGATCTTGATTACGCCTCTAACTTTTTGCGCATGTGCTTTGCCGTACCGGCCGAGGATTACAAAGTGAATCCGATCCTTAGCCGCGCAATGGACCGGATCTTTACCCTTCATGCAGATCACGAGCAAAACGCCTCAACATCCACCGTACGACTAGCCTCAAGTTCTGGCGCTAACCCTTTTGCTTGCATTGCCGCGGGTATTGCCTGCCTTTGGGGCCCCGCGCATGGAGGCGCGAACCAAGCCTGTTTGGAAATGCTACGCGAAATCGGAACCGTCGAGAATATCCCGACCTTTATTGCCAAGGCGAAAGACAAAAATGATCCGTTTCGTTTGATGGGATTTGGTCATCGCGTTTACAAAAACACGGATCCGCGTGCCACCGTATTAAAACAATCGGCAGATGAAGTTCTTGAATTGCTCGGAGTGGCCAATAACCCATTGCTGCAAGTCGCCAAAGAGCTTGAAAAAGTGGCCCTTAGTGACCCCTATTTTGTTGAAAAGAAACTATTCCCAAACGTAGATTTTTATTCGGGAATTATTCTGGAAGCGATGGGCTTTCCAACCTCAATGTTCACACCAATTTTTGCTCTGAGCCGCACCATTGGCTGGATTTCGCAATGGAAAGAAATGATCGCAGATCCGCAAATGAAAATTGGTCGTCCCCGCCAATTATATCTGGGCGATACAGCGCGCGACTATGTAAATATTGAAGATCGCTAA
- a CDS encoding SDR family oxidoreductase, which yields MDIKNKIIVVTGAGAGIGKALAICFAKQGAKRVICSDIDAIKSKETADLIDGVSIEADVSKEADLINLIAQSEAEIGPIDLFCSNAGILNQAGLDASDQDWQRVWETNVMSHIWVARHLVPRMIARGGGYLLQTASAAGLLNQIGSAPYGVSKHAAIGFAEWLAFTYGDQGIKLSVLCPQAVQTDMITGLDSHAASLDGILKPSDVAQACLQGLKDERFLILPHPEVLTYMRNKTSDYDRWIGGMRKLNRANTNSKSPEAK from the coding sequence GTGGATATCAAGAATAAAATTATTGTGGTCACAGGCGCAGGCGCAGGGATCGGCAAAGCGCTTGCAATCTGCTTTGCCAAACAGGGGGCGAAGAGGGTTATTTGCAGCGATATTGACGCAATCAAAAGCAAAGAAACCGCAGATCTGATCGATGGGGTGAGCATAGAAGCCGATGTTTCAAAAGAGGCCGATCTGATCAACCTTATCGCGCAAAGCGAAGCCGAAATAGGCCCGATTGATCTGTTTTGCTCGAATGCGGGAATTTTAAATCAGGCAGGGCTTGACGCCTCAGATCAAGACTGGCAGCGGGTTTGGGAAACCAATGTCATGTCGCATATTTGGGTGGCGCGGCATTTGGTACCCCGCATGATTGCGCGGGGCGGGGGCTATTTGCTGCAAACCGCCTCGGCGGCTGGATTGTTAAACCAAATTGGGTCTGCGCCTTACGGGGTGAGCAAACATGCCGCGATCGGTTTTGCCGAATGGTTAGCCTTCACCTATGGGGATCAAGGGATCAAACTATCGGTGCTATGCCCACAAGCCGTGCAAACTGATATGATTACCGGGCTGGACAGCCATGCTGCCAGTCTTGATGGCATTTTAAAGCCAAGTGACGTGGCGCAAGCCTGCCTACAAGGGCTCAAAGACGAACGCTTTCTCATTTTACCGCATCCAGAAGTGTTGACTTATATGCGAAATAAAACGTCCGATTATGACCGTTGGATTGGAGGTATGCGCAAATTGAACCGTGCAAATACTAACTCAAAATCACCAGAAGCAAAATAA
- a CDS encoding glutathione S-transferase family protein — MKLYYARNSRAVRVAWLLEELGLSYEIESFELGSSDMRSDTYRALHPMGRVPTLVDGDITLYESGAILQYLLAKYGAGRFIPDINSAAFAVNLQWFHYAEGMIMPPMNTIVVETILLPPERRNEVNVKRATKLLGQMLTSVEQQLEGKTFLLGEHLLAADFMTGHAVIMAKRLGADFSDKPNLLHYGEHLSQRPAFQTASSL; from the coding sequence ATGAAGCTATATTATGCCCGCAACAGCCGCGCCGTTCGCGTGGCTTGGTTGCTTGAGGAGCTTGGCCTCAGCTATGAGATTGAGAGTTTTGAGCTTGGAAGCTCCGATATGCGCTCTGACACCTATCGGGCTTTGCACCCGATGGGCCGCGTGCCCACGCTTGTCGATGGCGATATCACGCTTTATGAGAGCGGCGCGATTTTACAATATTTACTCGCCAAATACGGCGCTGGAAGATTTATCCCAGATATAAACTCGGCTGCGTTTGCAGTGAATTTGCAGTGGTTTCATTACGCCGAAGGCATGATCATGCCGCCGATGAACACCATCGTGGTCGAAACGATTCTATTGCCGCCAGAGCGGCGCAACGAAGTGAATGTGAAACGCGCTACGAAACTTCTGGGGCAGATGCTGACAAGCGTGGAGCAACAGCTTGAAGGGAAAACGTTTCTGCTTGGCGAGCACTTATTAGCGGCTGATTTCATGACCGGTCATGCGGTGATTATGGCAAAACGCCTTGGCGCGGATTTCAGTGACAAACCAAACCTCCTGCACTATGGCGAACATCTGAGCCAACGCCCAGCCTTTCAGACGGCGTCATCCTTATGA
- a CDS encoding SDR family oxidoreductase encodes MTTPIVLIVGAGDYIGAAIARRFAQGGFVVCLARRNGDKLTDLVDEISASGGVAYKFSMDARDEDQTADLFKTIERDIGALDLVIFNVGGNVHFPILETTTRVFQKVWEMACFAGFLTGREAARYMVPRGRGKVFFTGASASLRGKSGYSAFAAGKAGLRMLAQSMARELGPQNIHVSHLIIDAAVDTGFIRERFRAQGKDPDRLPEDSLMKPSSVAEAYWSLYHQSKDGWSHEFDLRPFSETW; translated from the coding sequence ATGACGACGCCGATTGTGCTGATCGTGGGCGCGGGCGATTATATTGGCGCCGCCATCGCCCGGCGTTTCGCACAAGGCGGGTTTGTGGTTTGTTTGGCGCGTCGCAATGGCGATAAACTGACAGACCTAGTCGATGAGATTTCCGCCTCTGGCGGGGTCGCATATAAGTTTTCTATGGATGCCCGCGATGAGGACCAAACCGCAGATCTTTTTAAAACCATCGAACGCGATATCGGGGCCCTTGATCTGGTTATCTTCAATGTGGGTGGAAATGTTCATTTTCCAATTCTGGAAACGACCACGCGGGTTTTTCAAAAGGTTTGGGAAATGGCCTGTTTCGCAGGATTTTTAACGGGCCGAGAAGCTGCGCGATATATGGTTCCACGCGGCAGGGGTAAAGTATTTTTCACGGGCGCTTCTGCCAGTTTGAGGGGAAAATCAGGCTATAGTGCATTTGCGGCCGGGAAAGCGGGGTTGCGTATGCTGGCGCAAAGCATGGCCCGTGAATTGGGCCCGCAAAATATTCACGTTTCCCATCTGATTATTGATGCCGCCGTTGACACTGGATTTATCCGTGAGCGATTTCGGGCGCAGGGCAAAGATCCAGATAGACTGCCCGAAGACAGTCTGATGAAGCCAAGCTCTGTGGCGGAGGCGTATTGGAGCTTATACCATCAAAGCAAAGATGGCTGGAGCCATGAGTTCGACCTGCGGCCATTTTCCGAAACATGGTAA
- a CDS encoding AarF/ABC1/UbiB kinase family protein, producing MSGRAVKVPSGRAARLAHIGGLSLGMMGNVAGQGLKELGSGRRPALPQLLMSPQNISLLARKLAKMRGAAMKLGQLLSMDSGDFLPSELAMILQRLRAEADFMPPKQLRDVLNQEWGMGWMGRFSRFDVRPMAAASIGQVHYAVTKAGEALAIKVQYPGVRNSIDSDIENVSALIAWSGLLPPGLDLGPFLTLAKEQLHEETDYAREAKQLLCFGDLLSGDTRFAVPQVHADLSTENILAMEFMPGQPIEDLLQFPTEDRRAVMEALIDLSLKELFDFKLMQTDPNFANFLYDAKSKRVVLLDFGATRPVNAALSAAYARYLNAGLAGQETSMCSAALTLGFLNEAMPQSMQDEFVEMMHLAFAELAKDKIFQFGQNELAHDLQQRGLQMAERSREMHLPPPETLYIQRKMAGLYLLGRRLKAEVDLQNLLKPYLHDCDQG from the coding sequence GTGAGCGGGCGTGCTGTAAAGGTTCCAAGTGGCCGCGCGGCGCGCCTTGCTCATATTGGTGGCCTTTCTTTGGGTATGATGGGCAATGTTGCTGGCCAAGGTTTGAAAGAGCTGGGTTCTGGCCGGCGGCCGGCGCTTCCACAGCTTTTAATGAGCCCTCAAAATATAAGCCTTTTGGCGCGTAAACTGGCAAAAATGCGCGGTGCGGCGATGAAACTGGGCCAGCTACTTTCAATGGATAGCGGCGATTTTCTGCCATCGGAGCTGGCAATGATTTTGCAGCGTTTGCGGGCTGAGGCGGATTTCATGCCCCCGAAGCAATTGCGAGATGTGCTGAACCAAGAATGGGGAATGGGCTGGATGGGGCGGTTTTCCCGCTTTGATGTGCGCCCGATGGCGGCCGCTTCGATCGGGCAGGTCCATTATGCCGTAACCAAGGCGGGCGAGGCCTTGGCCATAAAAGTTCAATATCCAGGCGTGCGCAACAGCATTGATAGCGATATTGAAAACGTATCCGCCCTAATCGCATGGTCGGGGCTGTTGCCCCCCGGCCTCGATCTGGGCCCGTTTCTGACCTTGGCGAAAGAACAGCTGCACGAAGAAACCGATTACGCGCGCGAGGCCAAGCAGCTGTTATGCTTTGGCGACCTTTTAAGCGGGGATACCCGCTTTGCAGTGCCGCAAGTGCACGCGGATTTAAGCACCGAAAATATATTGGCGATGGAGTTTATGCCGGGTCAGCCGATTGAAGATTTGCTTCAATTTCCAACAGAGGATCGACGTGCTGTCATGGAGGCTTTGATCGATTTGAGCTTAAAAGAACTTTTTGATTTCAAGCTTATGCAGACAGATCCTAATTTCGCGAACTTCCTCTATGATGCAAAATCAAAACGGGTGGTTTTGTTGGATTTTGGCGCAACGCGCCCGGTGAATGCGGCGCTAAGTGCAGCCTATGCCCGCTATCTGAACGCAGGTTTGGCAGGGCAAGAAACTTCTATGTGCAGTGCTGCGTTGACGTTAGGGTTCTTAAATGAAGCCATGCCGCAGAGCATGCAGGATGAGTTTGTCGAGATGATGCATCTTGCTTTTGCAGAGCTGGCAAAGGATAAGATTTTTCAATTTGGCCAAAATGAACTGGCGCATGATTTGCAACAACGCGGTTTGCAAATGGCCGAGCGCTCGCGCGAGATGCATTTGCCGCCGCCTGAGACTTTGTATATCCAGCGTAAAATGGCGGGCCTTTATTTATTAGGGCGTCGACTTAAGGCAGAAGTTGATTTGCAAAATTTGCTTAAACCTTACTTGCATGATTGCGATCAGGGCTAG
- a CDS encoding ComEC/Rec2 family competence protein, protein MLTLKNFLRRELEKQRVVLFYWLPVALACGIGCYLSLRQEPAPNLFIAMALLGGISYLGYHFQICSLAPFFLLLAVFCLGFFAVAGKAHYVVAPTLTYRFYGEIEGRIIGVDRARSGAVRVTLDQVELENISKSNTPHKVRLSISDAPAAQLLTPQGRLKTKGFLMPPPRPSEPGGFDFRRYAWFRGLGAVGYTREGVQITSGPSSGIFTRLFDKRMALSARIKAGVSQVASGPAAAIITGDRSSLTRAQLQDLRRSNLAHLLAISGLHVALLTGVVFGFFRRLCLLNTNAFLHFNAKKIAAGLAILIGLYYLLISGAAVSTQRAFIMVSIVMLGVFFDRRALSLHSIALAALVILAWRPEDVSSAGFQMSFAATIALVTVFQRTPALPGFSRWRQLPVISLVLSSLVAGLATAPFSAAHFNQVSHYGLLANILSLPVMGFLVAPSAVLAMMLMPLGAEAVGLWGVDLGLRWILTVARFFAQPASAVTFVTEPVAWILPLFSASCAWIILWRGWGKGVGVLGVVAALMGWHGSDRPDILIAEDGVLVGLLLPEGRALSKPSGGTFSARIWAQNDGRPMPREKAYALWKDRKGDLYHHWSKKMKGLEIMCGQGEIHILAQQRRISGECWHLSHRKIKRNGATAIWLDKQGKPAKIRHINSGFARLWSKHR, encoded by the coding sequence ATGCTAACGCTCAAGAATTTTTTGCGACGCGAATTGGAAAAACAACGGGTTGTTTTGTTTTACTGGCTACCGGTTGCCTTGGCCTGTGGGATCGGGTGTTACCTGTCGCTTCGCCAGGAACCCGCGCCAAATTTATTTATTGCGATGGCGTTGCTCGGGGGAATTTCTTATCTGGGCTATCATTTTCAAATATGCAGTTTAGCGCCGTTTTTCCTTTTGTTGGCTGTGTTCTGCCTTGGTTTTTTTGCGGTGGCCGGAAAGGCTCATTATGTCGTAGCACCCACGCTTACCTACCGATTTTATGGAGAAATTGAAGGTCGAATTATAGGTGTCGATCGCGCGCGCAGTGGTGCAGTAAGAGTGACGCTGGATCAAGTGGAATTGGAAAACATATCCAAAAGCAACACTCCCCATAAAGTGCGCCTTTCGATAAGTGACGCCCCTGCGGCGCAGCTTTTAACGCCGCAGGGGCGCCTGAAAACCAAAGGTTTTTTGATGCCACCTCCGCGCCCGTCCGAACCTGGAGGGTTTGATTTCCGGCGTTATGCTTGGTTTCGAGGGCTCGGGGCCGTGGGTTATACGCGGGAAGGGGTGCAGATCACCTCTGGCCCGTCATCCGGAATTTTTACCCGGCTTTTCGACAAAAGAATGGCGCTTTCTGCGCGGATAAAAGCCGGTGTTTCTCAGGTAGCATCTGGCCCCGCCGCGGCGATAATCACGGGCGACCGCTCGTCTCTGACGCGCGCGCAGCTACAGGATTTGCGGCGCAGCAATTTGGCGCATTTGCTAGCAATTTCGGGGCTGCATGTGGCTTTGTTAACCGGGGTGGTGTTTGGATTTTTTCGCCGCTTGTGCTTATTGAATACAAATGCCTTCCTGCATTTTAACGCTAAAAAAATAGCCGCGGGTTTGGCGATTTTGATCGGGCTTTATTACTTGCTGATTTCTGGAGCGGCTGTGTCAACGCAACGCGCCTTTATTATGGTTTCAATCGTGATGCTGGGGGTGTTTTTCGATCGGCGCGCTTTGAGTTTGCACAGTATTGCTCTTGCGGCTTTGGTCATTTTGGCTTGGCGACCTGAAGATGTAAGTTCAGCGGGGTTTCAAATGTCATTTGCCGCTACGATTGCGCTGGTTACGGTGTTTCAGCGTACTCCTGCCTTACCGGGGTTTTCACGTTGGCGCCAGTTGCCGGTGATTTCGTTGGTTTTGTCTTCATTGGTGGCGGGCTTGGCCACGGCGCCTTTTTCGGCGGCGCATTTTAACCAAGTGAGCCATTATGGTTTGCTGGCAAATATTCTAAGTCTTCCGGTTATGGGCTTTCTCGTGGCCCCCTCGGCGGTATTGGCCATGATGTTGATGCCTCTTGGCGCCGAGGCGGTTGGTCTTTGGGGGGTGGATCTTGGCCTTCGTTGGATTTTGACTGTGGCGCGGTTTTTCGCGCAGCCAGCAAGCGCGGTAACCTTTGTGACAGAGCCAGTTGCGTGGATCTTACCTTTATTCAGTGCATCATGCGCTTGGATCATTTTATGGCGCGGCTGGGGGAAGGGGGTTGGAGTTTTAGGCGTTGTCGCGGCTTTAATGGGCTGGCATGGAAGCGATCGGCCAGATATTTTGATCGCAGAAGATGGCGTGCTTGTCGGCCTTCTTTTGCCGGAGGGACGGGCACTTTCCAAGCCAAGTGGTGGAACGTTTTCGGCCCGTATATGGGCGCAAAACGATGGACGGCCGATGCCGCGCGAAAAAGCCTATGCATTGTGGAAAGATCGAAAAGGCGACCTTTATCACCACTGGTCGAAAAAAATGAAAGGATTAGAAATTATGTGCGGCCAAGGAGAAATACATATTTTGGCGCAGCAACGCCGCATAAGCGGGGAATGTTGGCATCTGTCTCATCGTAAAATAAAACGCAACGGTGCAACCGCTATATGGCTGGATAAGCAGGGGAAGCCGGCGAAGATACGCCACATAAATTCCGGCTTTGCCCGCTTATGGAGCAAGCATAGGTAG